In the Coleofasciculus chthonoplastes PCC 7420 genome, one interval contains:
- a CDS encoding magnesium chelatase subunit H — MFTHVKSTIRHITPDDPKNRHVLKVVYVVLEPQYQSALSAAVRSINQNQPDIAIEISGYLIEELRDEQNYQAFEQDIAQANIFIASLIFIEDLADKVVAAVQPHRDRLDAAVVFPSMPQVMRLNKLGSFSMAQLGQSKSAIAQFMKKRKEKSGSSFQDGMLKLLQTLPKVLKYMPIDKAQDARNFMLSFQYWLGGSSQNLENFLLMLADKYVLKGKTLEFKDPVVYPDMGIWHPLSTKMFEDVKEYLTWYNNRDDISEDLKDPFAPCVGLVLQRTHLVTGDDAHYVAMVQELEAMGARVLPVFAGGLDFSKPVDAFFYETPSSKGQANVTLVDAVVSLTGFALVGGPARQDHPKAIESLKRLNRPYMVALPLVFQTTEEWEGSDLGLHPIQVALQIAIPELDGAIEPIILSGRDGTTGKAIALQDRIEAVANRALKWASLRRKPKLDKKVAITVFSFPPDKGNVGTAAYLDVFGSIYKVMEALKHNGYDVEDLPESAEALMQEVIHDAQAQYATPELNIAYRMSVMEYERFTPYSNRLEENWGPPPGHLNSDGQNLLIYGKQFGNVFIGVQPTFGYEGDPMRLLFSRSASPHHGFAAYYTYLEHLWQADAVLHFGTHGSLEFMPGKQMGMSGDCYPDNLIGSIPNLYYYAANNPSEATIAKRRSYAETISYLTPPAENAGLYKGLKELNELIGSYQTLKDTGRGVPIVNTIMDKCRLVNLDKDIALPEKDASELTSEERDTLVGLVYKKLMEIESRLLPCGLHVIGKPPTAEEAIATLVNIASLDRPEEEILSLPRIIANSLNRDIDEIYQNNDRGVLADVQLLQDITQATRAAVGALVQAQTDAEGRVSKVTSLNFFNMRKRTPWIEALIDAGYCQIDSDAIKPLFEYLEFCLQQVVADNELGAMLKALEGEYVLPGPGGDPIRNPDVLPTGKNIHALDPQSIPTTAAIKSAKIVVDRLLARHRAENGGIWPETIACVLWGTDNIKTYGESLAQIMWMVGVKPVPDALGRVNKLELISLEELGRPRVDVVINCSGVFRDLFINQMNLLDQAVKMAAEADEPEEMNFVRKHAVKQAEDMGINLRQAATRVFSNASGSYAANVNLAVENSTWESESELQDMYLTRKSFAFSADNPGTMEQNRQIFESSLKTAEATFQNLDSSEISLTDVSHYFDSDPTKVVSTLRQDGKTPASYIADTTTANAQVRTLSETVRLDARTKLLNPKWYEGMLSHGYEGVRELSKRLVNTMGWSATAGAVDNWVYEEANETFIQDEEMRKRLMNLNPHSFRKVVSTLLEVNGRGYWETSESNLQMLRELYQEVEDRIEGIE; from the coding sequence ATGTTCACTCACGTCAAGTCCACCATTCGTCACATCACCCCCGATGACCCCAAGAATCGTCATGTACTGAAGGTGGTCTATGTCGTGCTAGAGCCACAGTACCAAAGTGCCTTATCTGCGGCGGTTCGTTCAATTAATCAAAATCAGCCGGATATCGCCATTGAAATCAGTGGCTACTTAATCGAAGAACTCCGCGACGAACAAAACTATCAGGCATTTGAGCAGGATATTGCCCAAGCGAATATCTTTATCGCCTCGCTAATCTTTATCGAAGACTTAGCGGATAAGGTAGTCGCCGCCGTTCAACCCCATCGCGATCGCTTAGATGCAGCGGTGGTATTCCCCTCCATGCCTCAGGTGATGCGCCTAAACAAATTAGGCAGCTTCTCCATGGCACAACTGGGTCAATCCAAGAGTGCGATCGCCCAGTTTATGAAGAAGCGTAAAGAAAAATCGGGATCATCCTTCCAAGACGGGATGCTGAAGCTATTGCAGACGCTGCCCAAAGTCCTGAAATATATGCCTATCGACAAGGCACAGGACGCCCGCAACTTTATGCTTTCATTCCAGTATTGGCTAGGGGGTTCCTCCCAGAACCTGGAAAACTTCCTGTTAATGCTGGCAGATAAATATGTGCTTAAGGGAAAAACCCTAGAATTTAAAGACCCGGTGGTTTACCCAGATATGGGTATCTGGCATCCCCTGTCGACCAAGATGTTTGAGGATGTCAAAGAGTATCTCACCTGGTATAACAATCGCGACGATATCTCCGAGGATTTAAAAGATCCCTTCGCCCCCTGTGTCGGTTTAGTTCTGCAACGTACCCACCTGGTAACTGGGGATGATGCCCATTATGTGGCAATGGTACAGGAATTAGAAGCCATGGGCGCACGGGTTCTGCCTGTGTTTGCTGGGGGATTGGATTTCTCCAAACCCGTGGATGCCTTTTTCTATGAAACGCCCAGCAGTAAGGGACAAGCCAACGTTACTCTAGTGGATGCGGTAGTGTCTTTGACCGGATTTGCCCTAGTTGGGGGTCCAGCGCGACAAGATCATCCCAAAGCCATAGAATCCTTAAAACGCCTCAACCGTCCCTATATGGTGGCATTACCCTTAGTATTCCAAACCACAGAAGAGTGGGAAGGGAGTGACTTGGGACTGCACCCGATTCAGGTAGCCCTACAAATTGCTATTCCAGAACTCGATGGCGCAATCGAACCGATTATATTATCCGGACGAGATGGCACCACCGGGAAAGCGATCGCGCTTCAGGATCGGATAGAAGCCGTGGCAAACCGGGCGCTGAAATGGGCAAGCCTGCGCCGTAAGCCAAAACTGGATAAGAAGGTGGCGATTACGGTATTTAGTTTCCCGCCAGATAAAGGGAATGTGGGAACCGCCGCCTATCTGGATGTCTTCGGGTCAATTTATAAAGTCATGGAAGCCCTGAAGCATAACGGCTACGACGTGGAAGACTTACCCGAATCCGCCGAAGCCTTGATGCAAGAAGTCATCCATGACGCCCAAGCCCAATATGCAACCCCAGAACTGAATATTGCCTACCGGATGTCCGTGATGGAGTATGAACGGTTTACCCCTTACTCCAACCGTTTAGAAGAAAACTGGGGTCCACCACCAGGACATTTAAATAGTGATGGACAAAACCTGCTGATTTATGGTAAGCAATTCGGCAATGTGTTTATTGGCGTCCAGCCCACCTTCGGCTATGAAGGTGATCCCATGCGGCTACTGTTCTCCCGTTCCGCCAGTCCTCACCACGGATTTGCCGCCTACTACACCTATTTAGAACATCTCTGGCAAGCGGATGCCGTACTGCACTTTGGGACTCATGGGTCATTGGAATTTATGCCCGGTAAGCAGATGGGGATGTCGGGAGATTGTTACCCAGATAACTTAATTGGTTCAATTCCCAATCTCTACTATTACGCGGCGAATAATCCCAGTGAAGCCACGATCGCCAAACGGCGCAGTTACGCCGAAACCATTTCCTACCTCACCCCCCCGGCGGAGAATGCAGGGTTATATAAAGGATTGAAGGAACTGAATGAATTAATTGGGTCCTATCAAACCCTGAAAGACACCGGACGTGGCGTTCCAATTGTGAACACAATTATGGATAAATGCCGCTTGGTGAATCTGGATAAAGACATCGCCTTACCGGAAAAAGACGCCAGCGAACTGACCTCCGAGGAACGGGATACCCTAGTGGGGTTAGTCTACAAAAAGCTGATGGAGATTGAGTCGCGGCTGTTACCCTGTGGGTTACACGTCATTGGCAAACCACCCACGGCTGAGGAAGCGATCGCGACTTTAGTTAATATAGCCAGTCTGGATCGTCCAGAGGAAGAAATCCTGAGTCTCCCCCGAATTATCGCCAACAGCCTTAACCGGGATATCGACGAGATCTATCAAAATAACGACCGAGGTGTCTTAGCGGATGTACAGTTACTCCAAGACATCACCCAAGCCACTCGCGCGGCTGTAGGGGCGTTAGTCCAAGCCCAAACCGATGCCGAGGGGCGGGTGTCCAAGGTAACGAGTCTGAATTTCTTTAATATGCGGAAACGCACCCCTTGGATTGAAGCATTAATTGATGCGGGGTATTGTCAGATTGACTCTGATGCAATTAAGCCCCTGTTTGAATATCTGGAATTCTGTCTCCAGCAAGTCGTGGCGGATAACGAACTCGGCGCGATGCTGAAAGCGTTGGAGGGGGAATATGTGCTACCCGGACCCGGCGGTGATCCCATCCGCAACCCGGATGTATTACCCACCGGTAAAAATATCCACGCCCTTGACCCCCAATCCATCCCCACCACCGCCGCCATAAAATCGGCAAAAATTGTCGTAGACCGCTTATTGGCGCGACATCGGGCGGAAAATGGCGGAATTTGGCCCGAAACCATTGCCTGTGTCCTCTGGGGAACCGATAATATCAAAACCTACGGGGAATCTCTGGCACAAATCATGTGGATGGTTGGGGTGAAACCTGTTCCCGATGCGTTGGGGCGAGTGAATAAGTTAGAACTGATTTCCCTGGAGGAATTAGGGCGTCCCCGGGTGGATGTGGTGATTAACTGTTCTGGCGTATTCCGGGATTTGTTCATCAACCAGATGAATCTGTTAGATCAAGCTGTGAAAATGGCGGCTGAGGCGGATGAACCTGAGGAGATGAACTTTGTTCGCAAACACGCGGTAAAACAAGCAGAAGATATGGGAATTAATCTGCGCCAAGCGGCGACGCGGGTGTTCTCCAATGCATCGGGTTCTTATGCAGCGAATGTGAACCTGGCGGTAGAGAATAGTACGTGGGAAAGCGAATCCGAGTTACAGGATATGTACCTGACGCGGAAATCCTTTGCCTTTAGTGCAGATAATCCGGGAACGATGGAACAGAATCGCCAGATTTTCGAGTCGTCATTGAAAACGGCGGAAGCGACGTTCCAAAATCTGGATTCCTCAGAGATTAGTTTGACGGATGTGTCTCACTATTTTGATTCTGATCCGACGAAGGTGGTATCAACCCTGCGTCAAGATGGGAAAACGCCTGCATCCTATATCGCCGATACGACGACAGCAAACGCCCAGGTAAGGACGTTATCGGAGACGGTGCGTTTAGATGCGCGGACGAAGCTACTCAACCCGAAATGGTATGAGGGAATGCTGAGTCACGGGTATGAAGGCGTGCGAGAACTCTCGAAGCGGTTAGTCAATACGATGGGTTGGAGTGCAACGGCTGGCGCGGTAGATAACTGGGTATACGAGGAAGCCAATGAGACGTTTATCCAGGATGAAGAAATGCGGAAGCGGTTGATGAATTTGAATCCTCATTCCTTCCGCAAGGTGGTGTCCACGTTGTTGGAAGTGAATGGACGCGGGTATTGGGAGACGAGTGAGAGTAATCTGCAAATGTTGCGCGAGTTGTATCAGGAGGTTGAGGATCGGATTGAAGGGATAGAATAG
- a CDS encoding transposase, translating into MTLYKGKYRVESTRLPHRDYSANGWYFVTICTRDRTFFFGDVISGEIHLSKIGQIAQQFWAEIPTHFKYVCIDAYVIMPNHIHGIIVIDRPHNTETRHGTSLHQSPSQSKDSANKFGPLKPNSLQSIVNGYKSSVTRWCRQNGHESFAWQPRFYDHIIRADESLDRIRDYIINNPAKWEDDKDNPANLWM; encoded by the coding sequence ATGACCTTGTACAAAGGAAAATATCGGGTTGAATCCACCCGATTACCCCACAGAGACTATAGCGCAAATGGCTGGTATTTCGTCACCATTTGTACACGCGATCGCACGTTTTTCTTTGGTGATGTAATATCAGGAGAAATACACCTGTCCAAGATTGGGCAAATCGCCCAACAATTCTGGGCAGAAATTCCCACTCATTTCAAATATGTGTGTATTGATGCCTATGTGATCATGCCCAATCATATCCATGGAATTATTGTAATCGACCGCCCACATAATACAGAGACGCGCCATGGCACGTCTCTACACCAATCCCCAAGCCAGTCAAAAGATTCTGCCAACAAATTTGGACCACTAAAGCCAAATTCATTGCAGTCTATCGTAAACGGTTACAAATCATCTGTCACTCGCTGGTGTAGGCAAAACGGTCACGAATCTTTTGCTTGGCAACCGCGATTTTATGACCACATCATTCGCGCTGATGAATCATTAGACCGAATTCGAGACTATATTATCAATAATCCGGCTAAATGGGAAGATGACAAAGACAATCCCGCAAATTTGTGGATGTAA
- a CDS encoding nSTAND1 domain-containing NTPase — protein sequence MTLLTVNPYKVGPPVTGTDFYGRTELLSKVCQALIRSNVVLLQGQRRIGKTSFLQRLPNFLSNQAGQARLILPMVPVAFEIQEYLQVPPLLPIIFDIQRYVQDTLPQFQQHLANTIAKEIQLPVPSLSEWESNPILFRDVWLPQVFERLDKKGLVIIVDEFDNLGEQTGNRANEELVPFLGQLVAGEQRLKWIFTVGRHIGRLPIQYDPIVSPAVQFRLSFLSKQEAEKLIINPASELLTYEPNAIERIYQLTSGHPHLTQALCSEVFERVVFEEERDIATVEDVETVIPHVLKAYEGAIASIVRVPALEERVLAAVAQLTSEEKAACREEIIELLLANRIRLERDELTDTLDSLLAWELLVGDVQGVRIAIEIIRIWITKNVSLEPSREEEIDIQYILAQSRYEFAEKARQAGKYNLAIKDYQEALEYIPNYCEALRGLTEAYRLSGDLAGRADTLQKLYLHKRNVMPELVEALVDYAQQSEKEGEFSIAAEQYEKLLKLQNREVWQQKLEKSLMIEWQRCIQEAQDYLDSNKTLQYKPADEFQQLQEISKKLIKAYKNLENKLNAFTNFEICHKIKGEEEIVLNRIIVSASKLRKEWKEVYRVCKNLEDVGFELKQSEKDALKQAAHSYFNIYIVFILVSITIACVFIGIKINLIKLISYIVDPLLSPIIIFAVILILMAIALTILQSMLQRVEPLSFQVSKFFLRLHFGDR from the coding sequence ATGACCCTCCTTACCGTTAACCCCTATAAAGTCGGTCCTCCAGTTACAGGAACTGACTTTTACGGGCGAACCGAACTGTTATCTAAAGTATGCCAAGCTCTAATTCGTTCAAATGTTGTTCTGCTACAAGGACAACGTCGCATTGGCAAGACTTCGTTCTTACAACGATTACCTAATTTTCTGAGTAACCAGGCTGGGCAGGCACGGCTGATCTTGCCTATGGTACCCGTTGCCTTTGAGATACAAGAATACTTGCAGGTTCCGCCCCTGTTACCGATTATCTTTGATATTCAACGCTATGTTCAGGACACACTGCCCCAATTTCAACAGCATTTAGCTAACACTATTGCCAAGGAGATTCAACTTCCTGTTCCTAGCCTGAGTGAATGGGAATCTAATCCTATCCTGTTCCGCGATGTTTGGTTACCCCAAGTTTTTGAACGTCTGGATAAAAAGGGACTGGTAATTATAGTCGATGAGTTTGATAACTTAGGAGAGCAGACAGGTAATAGAGCTAATGAGGAATTAGTTCCCTTTTTGGGTCAATTGGTGGCTGGAGAGCAACGGTTGAAGTGGATTTTTACAGTTGGGCGACATATTGGTAGATTACCAATTCAGTATGATCCTATCGTCAGTCCAGCTGTACAATTTCGCCTTAGTTTCCTCTCAAAACAAGAGGCAGAGAAACTCATCATTAATCCCGCGTCAGAACTACTAACTTATGAACCGAATGCGATAGAACGTATATATCAACTGACTAGCGGTCATCCTCATCTTACCCAAGCTTTGTGTTCAGAAGTCTTTGAACGAGTAGTTTTTGAAGAAGAACGCGATATTGCCACGGTGGAAGATGTAGAGACGGTTATCCCTCATGTTCTCAAAGCTTATGAAGGAGCTATTGCTAGCATAGTCCGTGTACCTGCTTTAGAGGAGCGTGTACTAGCTGCAGTAGCTCAGTTAACAAGTGAGGAGAAAGCCGCCTGTCGAGAGGAAATTATTGAGTTACTTTTGGCAAATCGTATCCGACTGGAAAGGGATGAACTTACCGATACACTAGATAGCCTTTTAGCATGGGAGTTATTAGTGGGTGATGTTCAGGGTGTTCGCATAGCGATTGAAATAATACGAATCTGGATTACTAAAAATGTATCTCTAGAACCGAGCCGAGAAGAAGAAATTGACATTCAATACATCCTAGCGCAAAGCCGCTATGAGTTTGCGGAGAAAGCGCGTCAGGCTGGAAAGTATAACCTAGCCATTAAGGATTATCAAGAGGCACTTGAATATATTCCTAACTATTGTGAAGCTTTGCGGGGACTAACAGAAGCCTACCGACTTAGCGGTGACTTAGCTGGCAGAGCAGACACCCTACAGAAGTTATACTTACATAAGCGCAATGTTATGCCAGAACTCGTGGAAGCTCTAGTGGACTATGCTCAACAATCTGAAAAAGAGGGTGAATTTTCTATTGCAGCCGAGCAATATGAGAAACTGCTCAAGCTGCAAAATCGTGAAGTTTGGCAGCAAAAACTTGAAAAAAGTCTTATGATAGAGTGGCAAAGATGTATTCAAGAAGCTCAGGATTATTTAGACTCCAATAAAACACTACAGTATAAACCAGCAGACGAGTTCCAGCAACTCCAAGAAATATCGAAGAAATTGATCAAAGCCTATAAAAACCTAGAAAATAAATTAAATGCTTTTACGAATTTTGAAATTTGCCATAAAATAAAAGGAGAAGAGGAAATAGTTTTAAACAGAATTATAGTCTCTGCTTCTAAACTTAGAAAAGAATGGAAAGAAGTTTATAGAGTCTGTAAAAATCTAGAGGATGTAGGATTTGAATTAAAGCAAAGTGAAAAAGATGCATTAAAACAAGCAGCTCATAGCTACTTTAATATATATATTGTTTTCATTTTAGTTTCTATAACAATAGCCTGTGTCTTTATTGGGATAAAAATAAATTTAATTAAGTTAATTAGTTATATTGTTGACCCTTTACTATCACCCATCATTATTTTTGCAGTTATTCTTATTCTAATGGCAATTGCCTTAACAATATTGCAAAGTATGTTACAACGAGTTGAACCTTTAAGTTTTCAAGTTTCCAAATTTTTCCTAAGATTACACTTTGGAGATAGATAA
- a CDS encoding ATP-binding protein yields the protein MNPLINPFIRSGTHPEQAIVDRRRASRLFSPLVAEGGALNVYGERCMGKSLMLQYIAEPPHDWREAHFQNYIFTFFNCQDIVIPFTANNFWTQATKTLERKTEDSPIKEKCQALLARIEEGTELGANDFHEILDVAAGAGKRIVLVLDDFDALIRTDTENLDSTRTFLQGLRSLTTRDSNKANLVVATRYSLQELCKPLAVQGMSPFENGFASYRLQRFRDNDILRLLQRVEQTEQTSFIPLETRYVIYLSGYHPHLAQIAAAEIFDQRIESGFPLRDLTPVGERFKVEARSVFESLWEGASEIERMLLMLIALQDFEGEITDAQYSLSDLSNIFSQRERELDELTERGLLNRTQTNPPAWGIFSPIFQWWIIKEIESSPPEQLSERRKVWGNLVTQKQADKLGKTVELVKNNKQLIEKVGRSVLKLTGVELPPLLGGG from the coding sequence GTGAATCCATTAATCAATCCTTTTATTCGGAGTGGAACTCATCCAGAACAAGCTATTGTAGATCGCAGGCGAGCCAGTCGTTTATTCAGCCCCCTGGTTGCGGAAGGAGGTGCATTAAACGTATATGGTGAGCGATGCATGGGTAAAAGCCTAATGCTTCAATACATTGCTGAACCACCACATGACTGGCGAGAAGCACACTTCCAAAACTATATTTTTACTTTTTTCAACTGTCAGGACATCGTCATCCCCTTCACAGCAAACAACTTTTGGACTCAAGCCACCAAAACTCTAGAGAGAAAAACTGAAGATAGTCCAATCAAAGAAAAATGTCAGGCGTTGCTAGCACGGATAGAAGAAGGTACTGAACTAGGAGCAAATGATTTTCATGAGATTCTTGATGTAGCCGCAGGCGCTGGCAAACGTATTGTTTTAGTTTTGGATGATTTCGACGCTTTAATTCGGACTGACACCGAAAACCTTGACAGCACTCGCACCTTCTTACAGGGACTACGTTCCTTAACAACCAGAGATTCTAATAAAGCCAATCTAGTTGTTGCGACGCGCTACTCCCTTCAAGAATTATGCAAACCTCTAGCTGTTCAGGGTATGTCTCCATTTGAAAATGGGTTTGCCAGTTACCGCTTACAGAGATTTCGCGACAATGATATACTTCGCCTGTTACAGCGAGTTGAACAGACAGAACAGACATCTTTTATCCCTTTAGAAACTCGTTACGTTATTTACTTATCCGGTTATCATCCTCACCTTGCCCAGATTGCTGCTGCTGAGATTTTCGACCAGCGAATAGAGTCAGGTTTTCCGCTAAGAGACTTAACTCCAGTGGGAGAGCGATTTAAAGTCGAAGCGCGTTCTGTATTTGAAAGCTTATGGGAAGGAGCTAGTGAGATTGAGCGAATGCTGTTGATGCTCATTGCCTTACAAGACTTTGAGGGTGAAATTACCGATGCTCAATACAGTTTAAGTGACTTAAGCAATATTTTTAGCCAAAGAGAACGAGAACTCGATGAACTAACCGAGCGAGGTTTACTCAATCGAACTCAGACGAATCCACCAGCCTGGGGAATATTTTCTCCTATTTTCCAATGGTGGATAATCAAGGAGATTGAATCAAGTCCTCCGGAACAGTTGAGTGAGCGTCGTAAAGTCTGGGGAAATTTAGTTACTCAAAAGCAGGCAGACAAGCTAGGAAAAACTGTAGAATTAGTAAAGAACAATAAACAATTAATTGAAAAAGTTGGTCGATCAGTATTAAAACTAACTGGCGTGGAACTACCACCCTTGCTAGGTGGAGGTTAA
- a CDS encoding DNA cytosine methyltransferase, translating into MEKIKFIDLFAGIGGFRIAFEQTGYKCVYSCEIDPKCQEVYFNNFLDKPAGDIREIDINSIPDFDVLTAGFPCQPFSICGKRKGFQDTRGTLFFRICEIIAAKKPPVILLENVKHLMHQDKGRTLKVILYSLEDLGYNVNYSLLNSKDFGVPQNRERIIIVATKNKQFNFNKLKKNKCVAKLKNFLFNSENFEYLEPDSYTLIDKPKQQQSGLIFVGYRNNKSIWKKGVRPNTHHLSRVHHQPNRIYSVEGIHPTIPSQETSGRFFIYLSQEKAVRKLTIKECYRIMGFPENFKRHENLGECYKQVGNSVCIPMVSEIAHQLKEQIFIGSQGEENGNDFIAENKEKTDIMDTRERAHVGAPLLSNRERSNTPTQKRDRTSVLSN; encoded by the coding sequence ATGGAAAAAATTAAATTTATTGATTTATTTGCTGGAATTGGTGGATTTAGAATCGCCTTTGAACAAACGGGATATAAATGCGTGTATTCTTGTGAAATTGACCCCAAATGCCAGGAAGTATATTTTAATAATTTTTTAGATAAACCCGCAGGTGATATTAGGGAAATAGACATTAATAGTATTCCTGACTTTGATGTTTTAACGGCGGGGTTTCCTTGCCAGCCTTTTAGTATATGTGGCAAAAGAAAAGGTTTTCAGGATACACGAGGTACCTTGTTTTTTCGTATTTGTGAAATAATCGCAGCCAAAAAACCTCCAGTTATTCTCCTGGAAAATGTAAAACATTTAATGCATCAGGATAAAGGGAGAACCCTAAAGGTGATTTTGTACTCTTTAGAAGATTTGGGATATAACGTCAATTATAGCCTGCTGAATTCTAAAGATTTTGGAGTCCCCCAAAACCGGGAAAGAATAATTATTGTTGCCACCAAAAATAAACAATTTAATTTCAATAAATTGAAGAAAAATAAGTGTGTAGCAAAATTAAAAAATTTTCTATTCAATTCTGAAAATTTTGAATATTTAGAGCCGGACAGCTATACCTTAATAGATAAACCCAAACAACAGCAATCGGGATTAATTTTTGTAGGATATCGGAATAATAAGAGTATTTGGAAAAAAGGAGTTAGACCCAATACTCATCATTTATCTAGGGTTCACCATCAACCAAATAGAATTTATTCAGTAGAAGGCATACATCCTACAATACCTTCTCAAGAGACATCGGGGCGATTCTTTATTTATCTCAGCCAAGAAAAGGCTGTTCGCAAATTGACGATTAAAGAATGTTATAGAATTATGGGATTTCCTGAAAATTTTAAGCGGCACGAAAATTTAGGAGAATGTTACAAGCAAGTGGGAAACTCGGTCTGCATTCCCATGGTTTCTGAAATTGCTCATCAATTAAAGGAACAAATATTTATTGGGAGTCAGGGGGAAGAGAATGGAAATGATTTTATAGCTGAAAATAAAGAAAAAACTGATATCATGGACACACGAGAAAGGGCGCACGTCGGTGCGCCCCTACTGTCGAACAGAGAAAGATCGAATACACCGACGCAGAAACGCGATCGCACTTCTGTCTTGAGCAATTAG
- a CDS encoding IctB family putative bicarbonate transporter: MNSVWQQVTLSNLRFYQWRGASYLYRVVGLLQAWRRGSWLLQWAEPLGALLVAIVFAVAPFVSTALIGVLLIACAGFWLLLTVSDERERPQVTPIHLLVLLYWSIATVATAMSPVKVAARQGLVKLTLYLLLFALMARVLRSTRLRSWVIGVFLHISLIVSVYGIRQWFFGAEALATWTDTNSAAADLTRVYSYLGNPNLLAGYLIPAVALSLAAVFAWTRWLPKALALTMFVVNSACLVLTFSRGGWIGFVACLFVFSVLVVYWYSIQLPEKWRPWAMPAMLGSCAAVIILAVLFVEPVRVRVASIFVGREDSSNNFRMNVWAAVIDMIRDRPIIGIGPGNNAFNQIYPLYQRPKYTALSAYSIFLEVAVETGFIGLFCFLWLLVVTVNRGVQLINRLRTLRNPQGFWLIAAIATIVGMLSHGLVDTVWYRPQVSTVWWLMVAIIASYYLPPQADTSTAVQDS; this comes from the coding sequence ATGAATTCAGTGTGGCAACAGGTTACTCTATCGAACTTACGTTTCTATCAGTGGCGCGGCGCTAGCTATTTATATCGCGTCGTGGGATTGCTGCAAGCTTGGCGGCGGGGGAGTTGGCTGCTTCAGTGGGCGGAACCCTTGGGCGCGTTGCTTGTGGCGATTGTGTTTGCGGTTGCGCCCTTTGTCTCTACTGCCCTCATCGGGGTGTTGTTAATTGCTTGTGCGGGGTTTTGGCTACTGCTGACTGTATCGGATGAGAGAGAACGCCCTCAGGTGACACCGATTCATCTGTTGGTTTTACTGTATTGGTCAATTGCCACCGTTGCCACAGCCATGTCCCCGGTGAAAGTGGCAGCCCGTCAGGGGTTGGTGAAACTGACGCTATACTTATTACTCTTTGCGTTAATGGCACGGGTACTCAGGTCAACCCGTCTGCGTTCTTGGGTAATCGGCGTTTTCCTGCATATTTCGTTAATTGTTAGCGTTTACGGGATACGACAGTGGTTTTTTGGCGCAGAAGCGTTGGCAACCTGGACGGATACTAATTCGGCGGCGGCGGATTTGACGCGGGTTTATAGCTATTTGGGGAATCCGAATCTATTAGCGGGTTATTTGATTCCGGCTGTGGCGTTGAGTTTAGCGGCGGTGTTTGCTTGGACGAGATGGCTTCCAAAGGCGTTAGCTTTAACCATGTTTGTAGTGAATTCCGCTTGTCTGGTTCTTACGTTTAGTCGCGGCGGCTGGATTGGTTTTGTCGCCTGTCTGTTTGTCTTCTCCGTTCTGGTCGTGTATTGGTATAGTATCCAATTACCGGAAAAATGGCGTCCTTGGGCAATGCCTGCGATGCTGGGGAGTTGTGCGGCGGTAATTATTCTGGCGGTGCTATTTGTTGAACCGGTACGAGTGCGAGTGGCAAGTATTTTTGTCGGGCGGGAAGATAGTAGTAATAACTTCCGGATGAATGTATGGGCGGCGGTGATTGATATGATTCGCGATCGCCCGATTATTGGTATTGGTCCGGGAAACAATGCGTTTAATCAGATCTATCCCTTGTACCAACGTCCTAAATATACCGCATTGAGTGCCTATTCTATTTTTTTGGAAGTGGCGGTAGAAACGGGTTTTATTGGCTTGTTTTGCTTTCTCTGGCTACTCGTGGTTACGGTGAATCGTGGTGTACAACTGATCAACCGACTCCGCACCCTGCGGAATCCTCAAGGCTTTTGGTTAATTGCCGCGATCGCTACCATAGTAGGAATGTTGTCTCATGGTTTAGTAGATACAGTTTGGTATCGTCCTCAGGTGAGTACAGTATGGTGGTTGATGGTGGCAATTATTGCCAGTTATTATCTGCCGCCTCAAGCTGATACCTCAACGGCTGTGCAGGATAGCTAG